The proteins below are encoded in one region of Hordeum vulgare subsp. vulgare chromosome 3H, MorexV3_pseudomolecules_assembly, whole genome shotgun sequence:
- the LOC123442640 gene encoding uncharacterized protein LOC123442640 — MHLLHHKKKHSSHDEMIMWTPRIGPSSDDGYGRGGQYDERLGTPSTALHPHSFAEPEYESEVYVEASSRQNTPAPSPTACQEQPFFKVSSRFESEMKEANEMLMESKKLRVKTSKQKTVTFAPILECGPEIKNKGWSDKECPEATTEIFRKAYATVYQAALKMVSIIQDTMVAYNIDKRHMVEKLVSVNRYLLFKLEPSPDDEALAEVITEAVLNLLDAWSENVERPLMQKAKKISSWFLQEGREKLPPVPLSTHPCAAEDAEEFY; from the exons ATGCATCTGCTGCATCACAAAAAGAAGCATTCCTCGCACGATGAGATGATAATGTGGACACCACGTATCGGGCCCAGCTCAGATGACGGCTACGGCAGGGGGGGACAATACGATGAGCGCCTTGGAACCCCAAGCACGGCACTACATCCACATTCAT TTGCTGAGCCAGAGTACGAATCTGAGGTCTACGTGGAAGCATCATCAAGGCAGAACACGCCAGCCCCGAGCCCCACTGCTTGCCAGGAACAACCATTCTTCAAGGTCAGCAGCAGGTTCGAGTCAGAAATGAAGGAAGCCAATGAAATGCTGATGGAATCGAAGAAGCTGCGGGTCAAAACATCCAAGCAGAAGACTGTGACATTTGCACCGATACTAGAATGCGGGCCAGAAATCAAAAATAAAGGCTGGAGCGACAAGGAATGCCCTGAAGCGACAACCGAAATATTCAGAAAGGCATATGCTACAGTATACCAGGCTGCCCTCAAGATGGTCTCTATAATCCAAGATACAATGGTAGCATACAATATAGACAAAAGGCACATGGTAGAGAAATTAGTATCAGTTAATAGATACCTTCTGTTCAAGCTGGAGCCTAGTCCAGATGACGAAGCACTTGCGGAAGTCATCACTGAGGCTGTCCTAAATCTGTTAGACGCCTGGAGTGAGAATGTTGAAAGGCCTTTGATGCAGAAGGCAAAGAAAATTTCTTCTTGGTTCCTGCAAGAAGGGAGAGAAAAATTACCTCCGGTTCCGCTGTCTACACATCCTTGTGCTGCCGAAG atgcagaagagttcTACTAA
- the LOC123442641 gene encoding glucose-induced degradation protein 4 homolog, producing MPVRVVDTATPSSQPSSGQDANAVQPSPPSCSLLTAGRCFAGTQNVSSLQKDEAWKVNVRIHGCDMEQGYLCGTMEALNVPLADTPVVTFWEGEIVDAKNYTFFTGKWEASAEDDVRHWSKFSSFTPLLSQIEADGGKSVDLSNYPFIFMRWKEQYFVNVGVDCGLTIAGFYYVCFSCSDGSISGFYYDPNSSPFQKLELKCTNEKQSGFTFSSYELQ from the exons ATGCCGGTCAGGGTGGTCGACACCGCCACCCCTTCCTCGCAGCCATCCTCAG GTCAAGATGCAAATGCTGTGCAGCCGTCTCCTCCTAGCTGTTCACTCTTAACTGCTGGAAGA TGTTTTGCAGGAACTCAGAATGTTTCAAGTTTACAAAAAGATGAAGCATGGAAAGTCAATGTTCGTATCCATGGTTGTGATATGGAACAGGGTTATTTATGTGGAACGATGGAGGCACTTAATGTTCCCTTAGCCGACACACCT GTGGTGACATTCTGGGAGGGGGAGATAGTAGATGCTAAAAATTATACTTTTTTTACTGGCAAGTGGGAGGCATC agCAGAGGATGATGTAAGACACTGGTCCAAGTTCTCATCATTTACCCCTCTTCTG agTCAGATTGAGGCAGATGGTGGCAAGTCTGTGGACCTTAGCAACTATCCCTTTATATTTATG AGATGGAAAGAGCAGTACTTTGTCAATGTGGGAGTGGACTGTGGGTTGACCATAGCTGGTTTCTATTACGTCTGCTTTTCTTGTAGCGATGGATCCATTAGTGGCTTTTATTACGACCCAAACAGCAG TCCATTTCAGAAGCTTGAATTGAAGTGCACCAACGAGAAACAATCTGGGTTCACCTTTTCTTCATATGAGCTGCAGTGA